A genomic stretch from Aerosakkonema funiforme FACHB-1375 includes:
- a CDS encoding CHAT domain-containing tetratricopeptide repeat protein produces the protein MAWRIKQRWQGWGLLAQVSRPSMVLLSVAIALSSPGAMVGASSGDSSVTQSVPEKLTQQQGGSLSESDRAAQQAFAEAMLLHQQKTPEAMRQALQKYEESLQLWQKVRDRTWEAITLTAIGQVYSDLGEKHKALSYYEQALPLFRVVGERKGEALTLNNIGQIYSDLSEKAKALDYYEQALPIWRIVREQSGEALTLNNIGLVYQFLGENQKALDYLNQALTLRRAIGERAGEAITLNSIGKVYNALGDNQKALDYFNQALPLSRAVGDRAGEATTLHNIGVIYNGLGEKQKALDYLNQALTLRQAVADRDGQAVTLNSIGIVYNTLGDKQKALDYFNQALPLWQGLGNRAGVASILSNIGTVYISSQEKQKALNYLNQALTLRRAVGDRAGEAITLNNIGNIYLLLQDEQKALDYFKQALQLSNEVKDSSSSAYTIHNIGRVYNNLGEKQRALDYYNQALPLWQMVGDRSGELSTLIDIGEVEFTRQNLNQALVQTKAAIEIIESLRIKVTNPDLRASYFATVQGAYGLYIDILMSLHQQNPNTGYDKAAFEVTERARARTLLELLNEGRANIRQGVDPELRDKERQLQQQLTARTQYQLALFKSQPTEEQKEAIRKEIADLQTQLQEVETQIRAKNPRYAALTQPQPLTLKEIQQQVVDTNTILLTYWLGEERSYLWAITPTTINTYVLPKQAEIETAANQVYNFLINPSMMRTTPKKAAAATAALSQMVLGPVAGELGQKRLIIVGDGTLQYIPFSALSLPKANPTDEVKPLLVEHEIVNLPSASTLALIRRDTAQRLPAPKAVAVLADPVFSQDDPRVKGHAQVAAPTTSSQLRQMTRGLDEGAAVSLFGRLPGTEREANQILALVPQSDRFQAFDFDASRETATSPQLSQYRVLHFATHGFFNTLHPELSGIVLSLVDRQGEPQNGLLMTPDIFNLNLPAELIVLSGCQTGLGKEIRGEGLVGLTRGLMYAGASRVMVSLWSVRDDSTAELMTRFYHKMLQEKLPPAAALRAAQISMWQEKREPYSWAAFILQGEWK, from the coding sequence ATGGCTTGGCGAATCAAACAGCGCTGGCAGGGATGGGGTTTATTGGCTCAGGTTAGTCGTCCCAGTATGGTTTTATTGAGCGTTGCGATCGCTTTGTCGTCACCGGGGGCAATGGTGGGAGCCTCGTCTGGAGATAGTTCGGTAACGCAGTCTGTACCGGAAAAGCTGACTCAACAGCAGGGGGGAAGCTTGTCAGAAAGCGATCGCGCTGCTCAACAAGCTTTTGCAGAAGCTATGCTATTGCATCAACAAAAAACGCCAGAAGCTATGCGTCAAGCTCTTCAGAAGTATGAAGAGTCCCTCCAATTGTGGCAGAAGGTAAGGGATCGTACTTGGGAAGCTATTACGCTTACAGCCATCGGTCAAGTCTACTCCGATTTGGGTGAGAAGCACAAAGCACTAAGTTACTATGAGCAAGCACTTCCACTTTTCCGTGTCGTGGGAGAACGCAAGGGAGAAGCTCTAACTCTCAACAACATCGGCCAAATCTACTCTGATTTGAGTGAGAAAGCGAAAGCGCTAGACTACTACGAGCAGGCACTCCCAATCTGGCGTATTGTGAGGGAACAATCTGGAGAAGCTTTAACTCTCAATAACATCGGCTTAGTCTACCAATTTTTGGGTGAGAATCAGAAGGCACTCGACTACTTAAACCAGGCTTTAACTTTAAGACGGGCTATAGGCGAGCGTGCTGGTGAAGCCATTACTCTCAATAGCATTGGCAAAGTCTATAATGCTTTAGGGGATAATCAGAAAGCACTTGACTACTTTAATCAAGCACTGCCGCTGAGTCGGGCAGTAGGCGATCGTGCTGGAGAAGCTACTACTCTCCACAACATTGGCGTTATCTATAATGGTTTAGGTGAGAAGCAGAAGGCATTAGACTATTTAAACCAGGCTTTAACTTTAAGACAGGCCGTAGCAGATCGTGATGGACAAGCCGTTACCCTCAATAGCATTGGTATTGTCTATAACACTCTAGGAGATAAACAGAAGGCACTCGACTACTTTAATCAAGCGCTACCGCTGTGGCAGGGGTTGGGCAATCGTGCTGGAGTTGCCTCTATTCTTAGTAACATTGGCACGGTTTACATAAGTTCTCAGGAAAAGCAAAAGGCATTAAATTACTTAAACCAGGCTCTAACCCTAAGACGTGCAGTAGGAGATCGTGCTGGTGAAGCCATTACCCTTAATAACATCGGCAATATTTATCTCCTTTTACAGGATGAACAAAAGGCACTTGACTACTTCAAGCAAGCGTTGCAACTGAGTAATGAGGTGAAAGATTCCAGTAGCTCCGCCTATACTATCCACAACATCGGGAGAGTGTACAATAACTTGGGTGAAAAACAACGGGCGTTGGACTACTACAATCAAGCACTGCCCTTATGGCAAATGGTGGGCGATCGTAGTGGGGAACTATCTACACTCATTGACATTGGTGAGGTTGAATTTACTCGCCAAAATCTTAACCAAGCCTTAGTTCAAACCAAAGCAGCGATTGAGATTATTGAATCGCTACGCATCAAAGTTACTAATCCAGACCTCCGCGCCTCTTACTTTGCTACAGTGCAGGGCGCTTATGGACTCTACATTGACATCCTAATGTCATTGCATCAGCAAAACCCCAACACAGGTTACGATAAAGCAGCATTTGAAGTAACTGAACGCGCCCGCGCCCGAACTCTCCTCGAACTTCTAAATGAGGGGCGTGCAAATATCCGCCAAGGTGTAGATCCAGAACTGCGGGATAAAGAACGCCAATTGCAACAGCAACTTACTGCACGAACTCAATACCAACTCGCACTATTTAAAAGTCAACCCACAGAAGAACAAAAGGAAGCAATTAGAAAAGAAATTGCAGATCTCCAGACGCAATTGCAAGAAGTCGAAACTCAGATCCGTGCTAAAAATCCGCGCTATGCCGCTTTGACACAACCTCAACCCCTCACCCTCAAAGAAATTCAGCAACAGGTAGTAGATACTAACACTATACTCTTAACCTACTGGCTGGGTGAAGAACGCAGCTATTTATGGGCAATTACACCCACGACTATTAACACTTATGTACTGCCCAAACAGGCTGAAATAGAGACAGCAGCCAACCAAGTCTATAATTTTCTGATTAATCCCAGCATGATGAGAACGACACCCAAAAAGGCAGCAGCAGCTACAGCTGCTCTCAGCCAGATGGTTTTGGGGCCAGTTGCCGGAGAATTAGGACAGAAACGTTTAATTATTGTGGGTGATGGGACGTTGCAATACATCCCTTTCAGTGCTTTGTCTTTACCTAAAGCAAATCCGACTGATGAGGTTAAGCCCTTATTGGTGGAACATGAAATCGTTAACTTGCCATCTGCATCTACTCTAGCTCTGATCCGGCGCGACACAGCCCAGCGTCTACCTGCCCCGAAAGCTGTCGCAGTGCTGGCAGATCCGGTTTTTTCTCAAGATGACCCACGTGTTAAAGGTCATGCACAGGTAGCAGCACCTACTACTTCATCCCAACTCAGACAGATGACTAGAGGCTTAGATGAGGGTGCTGCTGTGTCACTATTCGGACGGTTGCCAGGAACAGAACGGGAAGCCAATCAAATTTTAGCTTTGGTGCCTCAGAGCGATCGCTTCCAAGCTTTCGATTTTGATGCTTCTCGCGAAACCGCTACCAGTCCGCAATTGAGCCAGTACCGCGTTCTGCACTTCGCCACGCACGGCTTTTTCAACACGCTGCATCCAGAACTATCGGGAATTGTCCTATCTTTGGTCGATCGACAAGGTGAACCTCAGAATGGTTTACTGATGACACCAGACATTTTTAATTTGAATTTGCCAGCTGAATTAATCGTTTTGAGTGGTTGTCAAACTGGACTGGGTAAAGAAATTAGAGGAGAGGGTTTGGTAGGTTTGACAAGAGGGTTAATGTATGCTGGTGCTAGTCGCGTAATGGTGAGTTTGTGGAGTGTGCGGGATGATTCTACAGCTGAACTAATGACTCGATTTTATCACAAAATGCTGCAAGAAAAATTGCCACCCGCAGCAGCGCTGAGAGCGGCACAAATATCGATGTGGCAAGAGAAACGCGAACCTTATTCTTGGGCAGCTTTTATTCTTCAGGGCGAGTGGAAATAA
- a CDS encoding nucleotidyl transferase AbiEii/AbiGii toxin family protein, protein MNQQIYMLQKVAAVLADVPQTVVFTGGATISLYLDDVSAPDIRPTDDVDCVVEISSRTEYYQFSELLRSLGLEESTDPGAPLCRWRYEDITVDVMPCDESVLGFSNRWYTPGIANSIAYELPNGKVIQIFSVPYLLASKIEAFIGRGQRSFYFSADIEDIVALLDGCDRLEVEVQQADAEVRKFLSAWFRSEREGIWEVIPAFLSPAARNAGRGRLVRERIERLIHLA, encoded by the coding sequence AAAAGGTGGCTGCTGTCCTGGCTGATGTGCCGCAGACGGTTGTGTTTACTGGAGGTGCGACGATATCACTTTACTTGGACGATGTTTCCGCCCCCGATATTCGACCTACAGATGATGTAGACTGTGTGGTAGAAATTTCCTCTCGTACTGAATATTATCAATTTTCAGAATTACTGCGATCGCTTGGACTGGAAGAAAGTACAGACCCAGGTGCGCCATTGTGTCGCTGGCGATATGAAGATATTACAGTTGATGTGATGCCTTGTGATGAGTCAGTGTTAGGATTTTCCAATCGTTGGTATACACCGGGGATAGCAAATTCTATTGCTTACGAACTTCCAAACGGAAAAGTTATTCAAATATTTTCGGTGCCTTATTTGCTGGCATCAAAAATAGAAGCTTTTATCGGGAGAGGGCAGAGAAGTTTTTATTTTAGTGCAGATATTGAAGACATCGTAGCGCTATTAGACGGATGTGACCGTTTAGAAGTGGAAGTGCAACAAGCTGATGCTGAGGTAAGGAAGTTTTTATCAGCATGGTTTAGAAGTGAACGAGAAGGAATTTGGGAAGTTATACCAGCTTTTCTTTCCCCTGCGGCTAGAAATGCAGGCCGGGGTAGATTGGTTCGGGAACGAATAGAAAGGCTGATTCACTTAGCATAA
- a CDS encoding nucleotide-binding protein, which produces MLSTGNRIPSKRMVYTFNEKGGVGKTTCARGLLEIYRKLNINCLAFDADERSAQLYRYYNNNNLPVKKINIFKIGEYDALLNDLHDEEPDVVLVDLPGTSGEAFEQMEKELALFEQARILKYRITMVVVMSRTKDSVDALEKLMEYCSERQQDIDYVAVLNLFFGEDKKFTRWTNSELKKTFERAGGIEIKMPELYEEMYDFIDRENLTFSEAANSSNTTFTNRSRAFRWLEEFEKELKKASSFLGLEFAAKSSNEVSAISATSFDASSGSSSAADTSDSLSITIPNAPSDSSAPKALEQPANTKSNKKGR; this is translated from the coding sequence ATGCTTTCAACAGGCAATAGAATTCCATCCAAACGGATGGTCTATACTTTCAATGAAAAGGGCGGTGTGGGAAAGACTACTTGCGCTAGAGGATTGCTAGAAATTTACCGCAAACTCAATATAAACTGTTTGGCTTTCGATGCTGATGAAAGGTCGGCACAACTGTATCGGTATTATAACAACAATAATCTTCCAGTTAAGAAAATCAACATTTTCAAGATTGGCGAATACGATGCTTTACTCAACGATTTACATGACGAAGAACCGGATGTGGTTTTGGTAGATTTACCGGGTACGAGTGGCGAAGCATTCGAGCAGATGGAAAAAGAATTAGCTTTGTTCGAGCAAGCCAGAATATTAAAATATCGCATCACGATGGTAGTGGTAATGTCCCGCACTAAAGACAGTGTTGATGCGTTGGAAAAATTAATGGAATATTGCAGCGAACGCCAACAGGATATAGACTATGTAGCCGTTCTCAATTTGTTCTTTGGAGAAGATAAAAAGTTTACTCGTTGGACTAACAGCGAATTGAAAAAAACATTTGAAAGAGCAGGCGGTATCGAAATAAAGATGCCAGAATTGTACGAAGAAATGTACGATTTCATCGACAGAGAAAATTTGACGTTTAGTGAGGCAGCTAATTCTAGCAATACTACCTTTACCAATCGTTCTAGAGCATTTCGTTGGTTGGAAGAGTTTGAAAAAGAACTGAAAAAAGCATCTAGTTTTTTGGGATTAGAATTTGCAGCAAAGTCAAGTAATGAAGTATCGGCTATCTCTGCAACTTCTTTCGATGCTTCTTCAGGTAGTTCATCTGCGGCTGATACATCGGATAGCTTATCCATAACTATACCAAACGCTCCATCTGATTCTTCTGCGCCAAAAGCTCTGGAACAACCTGCTAATACTAAATCCAATAAAAAAGGACGATGA
- a CDS encoding CHAT domain-containing tetratricopeptide repeat protein, producing MRLQKIGLSALAKLTVGIAALLAAVAMPSSSSVPTRFTQLQTLAQTSEANQSEADSLLNPCREQLQTNQFEAALQFCQKALDTYRETKNRLGEAKALHNLGLAYKGLKNYTKAIEFLQQSLAMAREIPDRELEKKALSNLGDSLSQQGVQYLQNNQFESAIQTWEQVLAIYREVKDPSKEGVALGSMGIVYVAMQDYNKAIDYLEQSLAILRHAQNKEAEEFVVEMLSSTRKKAADRLLKQGAEQYETNQLEAAIHSWQQALNFYRVIKEREGELVCLHILATTYYELGNYTQAIETAQQELLVAQEIKNRQGEAQALATLGSVYNALSNNIQAIKYHEQSLAIAREIKDRLGEAEVLANIGAVYATSADNKKAIEYYQQSLVILRELKERQKEAEVLGNLGAAFANLGNYQQAIEYVQQSLDIAREFKNRRGEVFALLNMGNLYNLLDDYEKAIKYYEQGLTIAREIKNPENELKALHNLSDAYHSLGESDKAISYVEQSLAIARKIQDRSAEATNLGGLGIIYFSRGSYDKAGEFYQQQLAIAQAISNPKQEMIALIGLGQVNYALDNYRKAIEYYERGLIIARNIRSPQDETAILGNLGLPYFELGDYSKAIGYYQQQLQLARSIQSPSSEMAALTNLGIFYSSQGDYGKAIDYYQQSLALARQIKYRKGQVSALGNLGRLYNNIGDYNEAIKYLQQQLVISRELKDRQGESTALGNLGAAYLALGDNKQALESYRQFLTIAQEIKDLQGEALALGGLGDVSLALGDYNQAIKFYEQSLAIERQTQNRVHKGGIFASLGNAYIASGDYDRAIEFYTQSLQLSQKQKDREVQGISLNNLGISFLKLGKLVEAEKNLLAAIEIWESIRTDLGNKDSEKISIFEQQARSYRSLQEVLVAQNRTSAALEVAERGRARAFFDLLTRRLNPPSEAKPTITYPTLEDIKKIAKAQEATLVQYSIIYEDSKESALYIWVIKPTGEEVFRQVDLKSLRQQNKSLINLIPRIRRGINVRGANTNEPLFKPGDRIHFKGDTANSEPWEVVSFDTQNGILRVRLPSFTEGVTIPKSINDVEDFGQTSLQQLHQILIQPIADLLPTNPSDRVIFIPQAELFLVPFPALQDANGDYLIKKHTILTAPSIQVLESTHKLRHSQQISPNAPVLVVGNPSPMPNQYSPLPYAEKEATDIASLFNTKAIIGTQATETSIVAQMSNARVIHLATHGEFDNMRGLGSAIALAPSDKDNGLLTAEEILNLKLNAELVVLSACDTGRGRLTGDGVIGLSRSLIAAGVPSVVVSLWKVPDDTTAGLMSEFYRQLQQNPDKAQALRQAMLKTMEKHPQPKNWAAFTLIGEAE from the coding sequence ATGCGATTACAGAAAATTGGTCTGAGTGCTTTAGCGAAGCTTACCGTAGGTATCGCTGCCCTCCTAGCGGCTGTTGCAATGCCATCCTCTTCATCTGTACCAACGCGATTCACACAGCTACAAACGTTAGCTCAAACTTCAGAGGCTAATCAGTCAGAAGCAGACAGCTTATTGAATCCATGTAGAGAACAACTGCAAACTAACCAATTTGAAGCAGCTTTGCAGTTTTGTCAAAAGGCATTAGATACTTATCGAGAAACTAAGAACCGTTTGGGAGAGGCGAAAGCTCTCCATAATTTGGGGCTAGCCTATAAGGGTCTGAAAAATTACACTAAAGCGATTGAATTCTTACAGCAAAGTTTGGCAATGGCGCGGGAAATTCCTGACCGTGAGTTAGAGAAAAAAGCTCTGAGCAATTTAGGAGATTCTTTATCACAGCAAGGGGTTCAATATCTTCAAAACAATCAGTTTGAATCTGCAATACAGACTTGGGAACAAGTGCTGGCTATTTATCGGGAAGTCAAAGACCCTTCAAAAGAGGGAGTCGCGTTAGGAAGTATGGGAATTGTTTATGTTGCTATGCAAGATTATAATAAAGCAATTGATTATCTTGAACAGAGTTTAGCGATTCTACGGCACGCCCAGAATAAAGAAGCAGAAGAGTTTGTCGTGGAAATGCTATCTAGTACTCGGAAAAAAGCAGCCGATCGACTACTGAAGCAAGGTGCTGAACAGTATGAAACCAATCAATTAGAAGCTGCCATTCACTCTTGGCAACAGGCGTTAAATTTTTATCGAGTAATCAAGGAACGAGAAGGAGAACTGGTATGTTTACATATTTTAGCAACTACTTACTATGAGTTGGGGAACTATACCCAAGCAATTGAGACTGCTCAGCAAGAACTGCTAGTTGCACAAGAAATTAAAAATCGTCAAGGTGAGGCACAGGCTTTAGCCACGCTGGGTAGTGTTTACAATGCTCTATCAAATAATATCCAAGCGATTAAGTATCACGAACAGTCTTTAGCCATTGCAAGAGAAATAAAAGACCGACTGGGGGAAGCCGAAGTTCTAGCGAACATTGGTGCTGTTTACGCTACCTCAGCAGACAATAAAAAAGCGATTGAGTATTACCAACAGAGCTTAGTAATCCTGCGCGAACTCAAAGAACGCCAAAAAGAAGCAGAAGTTTTAGGTAATTTGGGAGCTGCTTTTGCTAACCTGGGTAACTATCAACAAGCAATTGAATACGTACAGCAAAGCTTAGATATTGCACGAGAATTTAAAAACCGTCGCGGTGAAGTGTTTGCCTTGTTAAATATGGGTAATTTATATAATCTTTTAGACGACTATGAAAAAGCAATTAAATACTATGAACAGGGATTAACTATTGCGCGGGAAATTAAAAACCCTGAGAATGAACTGAAAGCTTTACACAACCTGAGCGATGCTTATCATTCTTTGGGTGAATCTGACAAAGCAATCAGCTATGTGGAACAAAGCTTAGCAATTGCCAGAAAAATTCAAGACCGCAGCGCTGAAGCAACAAATTTAGGAGGCTTAGGCATTATTTATTTTAGCAGAGGCAGCTACGATAAGGCAGGAGAGTTTTATCAGCAACAGTTGGCGATCGCACAAGCAATCTCCAATCCTAAACAGGAAATGATCGCTCTCATTGGGCTAGGACAGGTCAATTATGCTTTGGACAACTACAGGAAAGCAATTGAATACTATGAGCGGGGTTTAATTATAGCGAGAAACATCCGCTCTCCACAAGATGAAACGGCAATTTTAGGAAATTTGGGATTACCTTACTTTGAACTTGGAGATTACAGTAAAGCGATTGGTTACTATCAGCAACAGTTGCAGCTTGCACGCTCAATCCAAAGCCCCAGCAGTGAGATGGCAGCACTTACTAATCTCGGTATATTTTACAGCTCCCAAGGGGATTATGGCAAAGCGATTGATTACTATCAGCAAAGTTTGGCTTTAGCACGGCAAATTAAGTACCGTAAAGGACAGGTATCAGCTTTAGGAAATTTAGGTCGTTTATACAACAACATAGGAGATTATAATGAAGCGATTAAGTATTTACAGCAGCAATTGGTTATCTCACGGGAACTCAAAGATCGCCAGGGAGAAAGTACAGCATTAGGAAATCTGGGAGCAGCTTACTTGGCCTTGGGTGATAATAAGCAAGCGCTTGAGTCCTATAGGCAGTTCTTGACCATTGCTCAGGAAATAAAAGATCTCCAAGGTGAGGCTTTGGCTTTGGGAGGCTTAGGTGATGTTTCTCTTGCCTTGGGAGACTATAACCAAGCAATTAAATTCTATGAACAGTCGTTAGCTATTGAGCGGCAAACTCAAAACCGTGTCCATAAGGGGGGTATTTTTGCGAGTTTGGGTAATGCTTACATTGCTTCGGGAGATTACGATCGGGCGATTGAGTTTTACACCCAAAGCTTGCAGCTCAGTCAGAAACAAAAAGACCGCGAAGTTCAAGGAATATCTTTAAACAATTTAGGTATTTCTTTTCTCAAATTAGGTAAGCTTGTTGAAGCAGAGAAAAACCTACTTGCTGCTATCGAAATTTGGGAATCTATACGGACAGACTTAGGTAACAAAGATTCTGAAAAAATATCAATTTTTGAACAACAAGCTCGGAGCTATCGCTCCTTACAAGAAGTCCTAGTCGCTCAAAATCGAACTTCGGCTGCACTGGAAGTTGCTGAACGAGGAAGGGCGCGTGCTTTCTTTGACTTGTTAACAAGACGGTTAAATCCCCCATCAGAAGCTAAACCTACCATAACTTACCCCACATTGGAAGATATTAAGAAAATTGCCAAAGCTCAAGAGGCTACTCTTGTTCAATACTCAATTATTTATGAAGATAGCAAAGAGTCAGCCCTCTATATTTGGGTAATTAAACCTACTGGTGAAGAGGTATTTCGCCAAGTTGACCTCAAATCATTGCGACAACAAAATAAATCCCTTATTAACCTTATTCCTCGTATTCGTCGTGGTATTAATGTAAGAGGTGCTAATACTAATGAACCACTTTTTAAACCGGGCGATCGCATTCACTTCAAAGGTGACACAGCAAACTCAGAACCTTGGGAAGTCGTATCATTCGATACTCAAAATGGCATACTTAGAGTCAGACTTCCCTCTTTTACAGAGGGTGTAACCATACCGAAATCAATCAACGATGTAGAAGACTTCGGACAGACATCACTGCAACAACTCCACCAAATTCTCATCCAACCGATCGCTGACTTATTACCGACTAATCCTAGCGATCGCGTAATTTTCATCCCCCAAGCCGAGTTGTTTCTCGTTCCCTTCCCCGCTTTGCAAGATGCCAATGGCGACTACCTTATTAAAAAACATACTATTCTCACCGCTCCCTCAATTCAAGTCCTAGAATCAACTCATAAACTTCGCCACAGTCAACAAATTTCTCCCAATGCACCCGTCTTGGTAGTCGGTAATCCTTCACCGATGCCTAACCAGTATAGCCCTCTCCCCTATGCAGAAAAAGAAGCCACAGATATAGCCTCTCTATTCAATACAAAAGCCATCATCGGAACACAAGCCACCGAAACATCTATAGTTGCTCAAATGTCCAATGCACGGGTAATTCATTTAGCAACACATGGAGAATTCGATAATATGCGAGGATTGGGAAGTGCGATCGCACTAGCCCCCTCTGACAAAGACAATGGATTGCTCACCGCCGAAGAAATCCTTAATCTTAAGCTTAACGCTGAATTAGTCGTTTTAAGTGCTTGCGATACGGGGCGAGGTCGCCTAACGGGAGATGGTGTAATTGGATTATCCCGTTCTTTAATAGCTGCTGGCGTTCCTAGCGTTGTTGTCTCTCTATGGAAAGTACCGGATGATACAACCGCAGGACTCATGTCAGAATTTTACCGCCAACTTCAGCAAAATCCAGATAAAGCTCAAGCCTTACGCCAAGCGATGCTCAAAACAATGGAAAAACATCCTCAACCTAAAAACTGGGCTGCATTTACGCTGATTGGCGAAGCCGAATAA
- a CDS encoding DUF6753 family protein, with amino-acid sequence MVINIKEANRDAPVLDEELPALVKLLVGKDSEYQKRVLAIAKQYGISANDPLFLIMLGTGQLQVILEDKPKELGALFDRWSDAIHEYLENAKRTATKGQEIEIRQMVNRLIAHCESKQRSRLQIMLPAMGLLMAAMGFGVLLGLSVPLWLGGGYAPGQKITLDDAETLRWAKSADGQLGRNIVTWNSESLTNFNCTKLPAQQSLVAREKGKSAISEYCLLRVKTPR; translated from the coding sequence ATGGTGATTAACATCAAAGAAGCCAATCGAGATGCTCCGGTTTTAGATGAAGAACTGCCAGCTTTGGTAAAACTGTTGGTAGGGAAGGATTCAGAATATCAGAAACGGGTGCTAGCAATCGCCAAACAATACGGCATTAGTGCTAATGATCCATTGTTTTTAATTATGCTGGGTACGGGACAGCTACAGGTGATTTTGGAGGATAAACCAAAGGAACTCGGTGCTTTATTCGACAGGTGGAGTGATGCCATTCACGAATACTTGGAGAATGCGAAACGCACGGCTACTAAGGGGCAGGAAATTGAAATTCGCCAGATGGTAAACCGATTGATCGCACATTGCGAATCGAAACAGCGATCGCGCTTACAAATAATGTTACCAGCGATGGGGTTGCTGATGGCAGCGATGGGCTTTGGCGTGCTGTTAGGTTTGTCAGTACCATTATGGCTGGGTGGTGGATATGCACCGGGGCAGAAGATTACCCTTGACGATGCCGAAACTTTGCGTTGGGCTAAGAGTGCTGACGGGCAATTGGGAAGAAATATCGTCACCTGGAATTCGGAAAGTTTGACCAATTTTAACTGTACTAAATTACCCGCACAACAGTCCTTGGTTGCTAGGGAAAAGGGAAAGTCAGCAATATCTGAATATTGCTTGTTGAGAGTTAAAACGCCACGATAA
- a CDS encoding ParM/StbA family protein yields MSRTSRKAGLTLDFGGSGTKGAAHHKDTKCVLYMEPQVIEVPSSSLQEKTQKNLNNTHPENLAWVGVGEDYRAVGYLAQLFLASPSLRPRKYELAVYKTLAAAWVMQQKLHLPDKFDLSLMLLLPPGEFEDAALLKSMLKDALASFSTPTGTMNVNLVRYECFPEGSGIYMMYRQKRPELLKRWNVGIVQIGYRNASVLLSSRGVLDKGKTTNLGMARMIELVLERTSGLNSVALLNAIAIAGNNPQPQHFVNLVSICDREQQLVQVQKIIAAVKEARTEYAIALMSWLKEMLPPFGELSGIIVGGGTADYLRDELMQAVKTTTVVWHGEVKIPPEFDSFGLGSRLADVWALSEYHAACLKERIKKEVATGG; encoded by the coding sequence ATGAGCAGAACAAGTAGAAAAGCTGGCTTAACTTTGGATTTTGGAGGTAGCGGAACGAAAGGAGCCGCCCATCACAAAGATACGAAGTGCGTGTTGTATATGGAACCGCAAGTAATTGAAGTGCCATCCTCGTCTTTGCAGGAAAAAACGCAGAAAAATTTGAATAATACTCATCCAGAAAATTTAGCGTGGGTGGGCGTTGGCGAAGATTATCGAGCTGTAGGATACTTGGCACAGCTTTTCTTAGCATCCCCTTCACTGCGTCCCAGAAAATACGAACTCGCCGTCTACAAAACTTTGGCAGCCGCATGGGTGATGCAGCAGAAATTGCACTTACCGGACAAGTTTGATTTATCGCTGATGCTGCTTCTGCCACCGGGGGAATTTGAAGACGCAGCATTGCTCAAATCAATGCTTAAGGATGCGCTTGCTTCTTTCTCAACGCCTACGGGGACTATGAACGTAAACCTCGTGCGGTACGAATGTTTTCCAGAAGGTTCTGGCATCTACATGATGTATCGTCAAAAAAGACCGGAACTTTTGAAACGCTGGAATGTAGGCATCGTGCAAATTGGCTATCGCAATGCCAGCGTTTTACTATCGAGTCGCGGGGTTTTGGATAAGGGCAAGACAACCAACCTGGGTATGGCCCGGATGATAGAATTGGTACTTGAGCGCACGTCCGGCTTAAATTCTGTCGCGCTGCTGAATGCGATCGCTATTGCTGGAAACAATCCGCAACCTCAGCATTTTGTGAATTTGGTTTCTATCTGCGATCGAGAACAACAACTCGTCCAGGTACAGAAAATCATCGCTGCTGTCAAAGAAGCGAGGACTGAGTATGCGATCGCGCTAATGTCTTGGCTAAAAGAAATGCTACCGCCCTTTGGGGAACTATCGGGAATTATCGTGGGTGGCGGAACGGCTGATTATTTGCGAGACGAACTCATGCAGGCGGTAAAAACAACTACTGTGGTGTGGCACGGTGAAGTAAAAATACCCCCTGAATTTGACTCCTTTGGTTTGGGCAGCCGCCTTGCCGATGTGTGGGCGCTCTCAGAATATCACGCCGCTTGTTTGAAGGAAAGAATAAAAAAGGAGGTAGCGACAGGTGGCTGA